Genomic DNA from Methylocystis sp. MJC1:
GAGGCGGTCGTCGCCTGCCGTGACGCCGGTCGAGCCGCAGCCGGGCGGGCTTCTGCCGTTCTGATCAATCTTCGAGCGCGGCGAGCGCCTGGCGGCCGGAGACTGTCTCTTCCGGTTTCCAGACGTGGAAATTGGCGACGACGCAGAGCGCCTCTTCCAGCGCGCGATGATAGGAATCCCGGGAAATCTCGATCGCGCCCAGAGAGGCGAGATGCGTGGTCATGAACTGCGTGTCGAGCAGGTGGAAACCGCCGGCGCGCAGCCGCGCCACGAGATGGGCGAGCGCCACCTTGGAGGCGTCGCGCTCGCGATGGAACATGCTCTCGCCGAAAAAGGCGCCGCGTAACGCGACGCCGTAGAGACCGCCGACGAGTTGGCCCTCGCGCCAGCATTCCACCGTATGGGCGAAGCCCATGTCGAAAAGCTGGCGATAGAGGCGGCGGATTTCGTCGTTGATCCAGGTCTTCTCGCGATCTGGCGCGGGGGCGGCGCAGGCTTCGATCACCGCGTCGAAGTCACGATCGACCACGACCTCGAAACGATCCGACCGCACGGTCTTGGCGAGCGAGCGCGAGACGATAA
This window encodes:
- the aat gene encoding leucyl/phenylalanyl-tRNA--protein transferase, with the translated sequence MSKPGASYAITPQLLLRAYSIGLFPMAESAEDDQLFWVDPEKRAIFPLDTFIVSRSLAKTVRSDRFEVVVDRDFDAVIEACAAPAPDREKTWINDEIRRLYRQLFDMGFAHTVECWREGQLVGGLYGVALRGAFFGESMFHRERDASKVALAHLVARLRAGGFHLLDTQFMTTHLASLGAIEISRDSYHRALEEALCVVANFHVWKPEETVSGRQALAALED